One segment of Rhodopirellula baltica SH 1 DNA contains the following:
- a CDS encoding class II aldolase/adducin family protein: protein MSHSRDVQHPRDRIMQTMDRIYRYRMTTTSGGNLSIRDSEGNIWITPARVDKGNLTRNDIICVRADGSVDGPHPPSSEFPFHKAIYEARPDVKAIVHAHPVALVAFSICRGTPDTRLFHQAHSVCGKVGFAPYACPGTEALGVSIAKQFEDGCDSVILENHGVVVAGEDFASAFQRFEAFEFAGKTLIKAKQIGEVRYLNDSQLDQAAHRSVDFISYEPPAATTREQELRRQLCEFVRRGCRQRLLISTEGSFSARLKDDSFLITPTQRDRELLRAEDFVLVKGEFREYGKLASRAANAHRAIYEKHPHVQAIVFAHPVNATAFSVTSVPLDVRTIPESYVFLRDVARAPYGVQYSGDKSIADYVCSRNPAAILENDGVLVTGTTVLDAFDRLEVLESTAEAVINAKAIGDVSVMQQDVIDELCEQFNLS, encoded by the coding sequence ATGAGCCATTCGCGAGATGTCCAACATCCACGGGACCGAATCATGCAAACGATGGATCGGATCTATCGTTACCGCATGACGACGACTTCGGGTGGCAATTTGTCGATCCGAGACAGCGAAGGCAACATTTGGATCACGCCAGCGAGAGTCGACAAAGGCAACCTGACACGGAACGACATCATCTGCGTTCGCGCCGATGGATCCGTCGATGGCCCGCACCCGCCATCCTCGGAGTTCCCGTTTCACAAAGCGATCTACGAAGCCCGACCGGATGTAAAAGCGATCGTGCACGCTCACCCGGTCGCGTTGGTCGCCTTCAGCATTTGTCGCGGGACACCCGATACGCGGTTGTTCCACCAAGCACACAGTGTTTGCGGCAAAGTCGGGTTTGCACCTTACGCGTGCCCGGGAACGGAAGCTCTTGGGGTCAGCATTGCGAAACAGTTCGAAGACGGATGCGATAGCGTGATCCTGGAAAACCACGGCGTCGTCGTGGCAGGGGAAGACTTCGCATCCGCGTTCCAACGATTCGAAGCGTTCGAATTCGCGGGCAAGACGCTGATCAAAGCCAAGCAGATCGGCGAGGTTCGATACCTCAATGATTCTCAATTGGACCAAGCGGCGCATCGGAGCGTTGACTTCATCAGCTACGAACCGCCCGCTGCCACCACGCGAGAGCAAGAACTACGACGGCAACTGTGTGAGTTTGTGCGTCGAGGTTGCCGCCAGCGATTGTTGATCAGCACCGAAGGCAGCTTTTCAGCTCGTTTGAAAGACGATTCGTTCCTGATCACACCAACGCAGCGAGACCGCGAGTTACTGCGGGCGGAGGACTTTGTGCTGGTCAAAGGCGAATTTCGTGAATACGGAAAACTGGCCAGTCGAGCCGCCAACGCTCACCGCGCGATCTACGAAAAACATCCGCACGTGCAAGCGATCGTGTTCGCTCATCCGGTCAACGCGACGGCGTTCAGTGTCACCAGCGTTCCCTTGGATGTTCGCACCATTCCGGAAAGCTACGTCTTCCTGCGTGACGTGGCACGTGCTCCTTATGGAGTCCAGTATTCAGGCGACAAATCCATTGCCGACTACGTGTGCAGTCGTAACCCAGCGGCGATTCTTGAAAACGATGGTGTGTTGGTGACCGGAACCACGGTGTTGGACGCGTTCGATCGATTGGAAGTGCTCGAATCCACCGCCGAAGCCGTGATCAATGCGAAAGCGATCGGGGACGTGTCGGTGATGCAGCAAGACGTCATCGATGAACTTTGCGAACAGTTCAATTTGTCGTGA
- a CDS encoding L-rhamnose isomerase yields the protein MNRAGNIEKAFELAREEYQAIGVDVDSALQRMRDVEISVHCWQGDDVKGFEGDDGALGNGLAVTGNYPGRARTIDELQSDLELAYSLIPGNHRLNLHALYGEFKGRVDRDEIEVEHFQGWIDWARDQKVRLDFNPSYFSHPNAADGFTLAHADSGIRQFWIDHGIACRKIAAAMGAAQSNPCINNFWVPDGYKDVPADRKAPRERLADSLDSIFATEYPAEQTLDAVECKLFGIGSESYVVGSHEFYMGYAMSRYKVLCLDAGHFHPTETISDKISAVMMYVPELLLHVSRGVRWDSDHVVTYSDELQSIMQEVVRGDYLGRVHIGLDFFDASINRVAAWAIGTRNALKAVLAALLEPTEQLRKMELEGDLTGRLALLEEQKTLPLGAVWNHYCQSVDVPAGSDWLENVRQYESQVLSQRSDSSALV from the coding sequence ATGAATCGAGCTGGCAATATCGAGAAGGCTTTTGAGTTGGCCCGAGAGGAATACCAGGCGATTGGAGTCGATGTCGACTCGGCTTTGCAGCGGATGCGAGACGTCGAGATCTCGGTTCATTGCTGGCAAGGCGATGACGTGAAGGGCTTCGAAGGCGACGACGGAGCACTCGGAAACGGGTTGGCCGTGACCGGGAATTACCCCGGTCGGGCTCGTACGATCGACGAGTTGCAGAGCGATTTGGAATTGGCTTATTCGCTGATCCCAGGCAACCACCGGCTCAACCTGCATGCTCTTTATGGCGAGTTCAAAGGCCGAGTTGATCGAGACGAGATCGAGGTCGAACACTTTCAAGGCTGGATCGATTGGGCACGCGATCAAAAGGTCCGCTTGGACTTCAACCCAAGCTACTTCTCGCATCCAAACGCGGCGGATGGCTTCACGCTGGCTCACGCCGATTCAGGGATTCGTCAATTCTGGATCGATCACGGTATCGCCTGCCGAAAGATCGCGGCCGCGATGGGCGCCGCTCAAAGCAATCCCTGCATCAACAACTTTTGGGTGCCGGACGGATACAAGGACGTGCCCGCCGATCGGAAGGCACCGCGGGAAAGATTGGCGGATTCGCTCGACTCCATTTTCGCAACCGAATATCCCGCCGAGCAAACTCTCGATGCCGTCGAATGCAAACTGTTTGGCATCGGCAGCGAAAGCTACGTGGTTGGTTCACACGAGTTCTACATGGGCTACGCGATGTCTCGCTACAAAGTCCTGTGTCTGGACGCGGGGCATTTCCATCCAACCGAAACGATCTCAGACAAAATCTCGGCGGTGATGATGTACGTTCCCGAGTTGTTGTTGCACGTCAGTCGCGGTGTGCGTTGGGACAGCGACCACGTGGTCACGTACAGCGATGAACTGCAATCGATCATGCAAGAAGTTGTTCGTGGTGACTACTTGGGACGCGTGCACATTGGGTTGGACTTTTTCGACGCCAGCATCAATCGCGTGGCGGCTTGGGCGATTGGAACTCGCAACGCATTGAAAGCGGTCTTGGCGGCTTTGTTGGAACCAACCGAGCAGCTTCGAAAGATGGAACTGGAAGGAGACCTGACCGGTCGACTCGCGTTGCTCGAAGAGCAGAAAACGCTCCCGCTCGGTGCCGTTTGGAATCACTATTGCCAATCGGTCGACGTGCCTGCGGGATCGGATTGGTTGGAGAACGTGCGGCAATACGAGAGCCAAGTCTTGTCCCAGCGAAGTGACAGTTCTGCTTTGGTTTGA
- a CDS encoding purine-cytosine permease family protein has translation MSEENSDAGGEFEREPVPESAQMGNGKFWGMYAGEHAAGTEFMIGPLFLAAGASLSDLLLGLLLGNLLAVLTWRFLVVPIAMAKRMTLYYQLERIAGGSLVKFYNLVNGLLFCFLAGAMVTVSASAVGVPFDISFDVPESFFGLSNPSFTLLVVIVGAVITAVAAGGYERVARFANIAAPWMIAVFACCGIVSLTQMGATNASALSEGKFWSDAITFVQEKNGPGTFGFWQIVVFAWLCNGAMHFGMADLTIFRFAKSKSAGWAPAIGMFLGHYMAWIAAALLLAALIKLQPALVVGEDGKVTANPGLLAYQAIGWTGIICVVIAGWTTANPTIYRAGLAFQGMFPRSSRTAMTLVAGVVATIAGAFPNLSAQLLDFVGTYGTVLGTMGAVIVVDFYLIQKFGLRAEYAAVTGARINAAVLIAWVLPVAVALYFILAKGFFAAYAVIPCWFICGVLYLLVSKMIQRSPAEETIT, from the coding sequence ATGAGCGAAGAAAATTCAGACGCGGGCGGCGAATTTGAACGCGAACCCGTTCCCGAATCCGCACAAATGGGAAACGGAAAGTTCTGGGGAATGTACGCCGGTGAGCATGCGGCGGGCACCGAGTTCATGATTGGGCCGTTGTTCCTCGCTGCGGGGGCCAGCCTGTCAGATTTGTTGCTGGGGCTGTTGCTCGGCAACTTGCTGGCCGTTTTGACTTGGCGATTCCTCGTCGTCCCGATCGCGATGGCGAAGCGAATGACGCTTTACTATCAGCTTGAACGCATCGCCGGCGGTTCGCTGGTCAAGTTCTACAACTTGGTCAACGGACTGCTCTTCTGCTTTCTCGCCGGGGCGATGGTCACGGTCTCTGCGTCGGCCGTGGGAGTGCCCTTCGACATCAGCTTCGATGTTCCGGAGAGCTTCTTTGGTCTGAGCAACCCATCGTTCACATTGTTGGTTGTCATTGTCGGAGCGGTGATCACCGCTGTCGCGGCCGGCGGCTATGAACGAGTGGCAAGATTCGCGAACATTGCGGCTCCGTGGATGATCGCCGTCTTCGCATGCTGCGGAATCGTTTCGCTGACGCAAATGGGGGCCACCAACGCATCCGCATTGTCCGAAGGCAAGTTCTGGTCCGATGCGATCACGTTTGTTCAGGAAAAGAATGGACCGGGGACGTTTGGTTTCTGGCAGATCGTGGTCTTCGCTTGGTTATGCAATGGAGCGATGCATTTCGGGATGGCTGACCTGACCATCTTCCGCTTTGCAAAAAGCAAGTCGGCGGGATGGGCGCCTGCGATTGGGATGTTTCTCGGTCACTACATGGCGTGGATCGCGGCGGCTCTGTTGCTCGCGGCGCTCATCAAGTTGCAACCGGCTTTGGTGGTCGGTGAAGACGGCAAAGTCACAGCGAATCCGGGGCTGCTGGCCTATCAAGCGATCGGATGGACAGGGATCATTTGCGTGGTGATCGCTGGTTGGACGACCGCGAACCCAACGATCTATCGTGCGGGGCTCGCCTTCCAAGGCATGTTCCCCCGAAGTTCACGAACCGCGATGACGCTGGTTGCCGGTGTCGTTGCAACCATCGCCGGAGCATTCCCAAACCTGTCGGCTCAACTGCTCGATTTTGTGGGCACCTACGGAACGGTCCTAGGAACGATGGGAGCCGTGATCGTCGTCGACTTCTACCTGATTCAAAAGTTTGGTCTGCGTGCCGAATACGCTGCAGTCACCGGAGCCCGCATCAATGCCGCCGTCTTGATCGCTTGGGTGCTCCCGGTGGCGGTGGCTTTGTACTTCATTCTGGCCAAAGGTTTTTTTGCGGCCTATGCGGTGATCCCATGTTGGTTCATTTGCGGAGTCCTTTACCTGCTCGTCAGCAAAATGATTCAGCGTTCACCCGCTGAAGAAACGATCACCTGA
- a CDS encoding helix-turn-helix domain-containing protein, which translates to MPEMIPTLKKEDWFHPDGFPIVVERRDPQEPFGLHCHEFAEIVIITGGKGVHITGEDSYELVTGDTFVIGGDRPHDYLNMDQLSLINILFDPLELPLSIGDLQSLSGYHALFTLEPAWRKRHQFTSRLQLNPAELIETLRYVESLDQELKQRSAGFRTMATLTMLQLVTFLSRCYIRTRNPESKKLLRIAEAISHIQRHFDRPISLDDLVEISGMSRRNFIRTFEGTMETSPIKYLIQVRIQEASRLLRSTDRSITDIAFDVGFSDSNYFSRQFRTHLGLSPREYRKQMR; encoded by the coding sequence ATGCCCGAGATGATCCCGACGCTAAAAAAGGAGGACTGGTTTCACCCCGACGGATTTCCGATCGTGGTCGAACGACGTGACCCGCAAGAGCCATTTGGCCTGCATTGCCATGAGTTCGCCGAGATTGTCATCATCACCGGCGGCAAAGGCGTTCATATCACCGGCGAAGACAGCTACGAACTGGTGACGGGAGACACGTTTGTGATTGGTGGCGACCGACCACATGATTACTTGAACATGGACCAATTGAGCCTGATCAACATCCTGTTTGATCCGCTCGAGCTACCGCTTTCGATTGGCGATCTGCAATCGTTGTCCGGTTACCACGCGTTGTTCACGCTCGAACCGGCCTGGAGGAAGCGGCATCAATTCACCAGCCGCTTGCAACTCAACCCAGCGGAGCTGATCGAGACGCTTCGCTACGTTGAATCATTGGACCAAGAACTGAAACAACGATCGGCTGGTTTTCGAACGATGGCAACGCTCACGATGTTGCAATTGGTCACGTTCCTTTCACGGTGTTACATCCGAACACGCAATCCCGAGAGCAAGAAGCTACTTCGTATTGCCGAGGCCATCTCGCACATCCAGCGACACTTCGATCGCCCGATCTCATTGGATGACTTGGTCGAGATTTCGGGGATGTCTCGCCGAAATTTCATTCGCACTTTCGAAGGCACGATGGAGACTTCACCGATCAAGTATTTGATCCAAGTGCGAATTCAAGAAGCCAGCCGTTTGCTTCGAAGCACCGATCGGTCCATCACCGACATCGCCTTTGATGTCGGTTTCTCGGACAGCAACTACTTCAGCCGGCAGTTCCGCACCCACCTTGGTTTGTCGCCTCGCGAATACAGGAAACAAATGCGTTGA